GCATGGCGGCCGAGCTTTCGCGCATTCTCGACTATGTGGCTCAGCTGGAGCAGGTGGATGCTGCGGGAGTGGAGCCCATGGGGCAGCCGGAAGTGACCGTGCAGCGTGTACGTCGCGACGTGGTCAGACGAGGCCTCAAGCGCGAGGCGGCGCTG
The Calditrichota bacterium genome window above contains:
- the gatC gene encoding Asp-tRNA(Asn)/Glu-tRNA(Gln) amidotransferase subunit GatC; the protein is MAAELSRILDYVAQLEQVDAAGVEPMGQPEVTVQRVRRDVVRRGLKREAALAGAPRSCAGFFSVPKVLR